Proteins encoded in a region of the Streptomyces sp. PCS3-D2 genome:
- a CDS encoding MAB_1171c family putative transporter, which produces MAADLTAFGNSLAVPGVVCLWLAVLLRAPGALRSPQQRGLWLAVATAAAAMTLNLPEVVSYAMTRGASYAHTIGLVRNLIGVLSAGAVLYFVAAATRGRRLRLASCAATAAWLALLVALDAAAPGHGTHTMPPVGDPVPSLAYWLVLISAHLVANTVCVSVCWRYSRRTESRGLAAGLRLFGLGTALAGLFWLAYLLKALSAGTWAMPALPLLMNLHGLLRAAAILVPTVFTLRRTVADTATAWRLWPLWRDLVEAVPHVALNKPRSGRVVELLWPPVPRNLLVYRKVIETRDAILILGEHVRPGALEQARGHVADHGIPEQRRTAAALARVLKDARRARLAGLPGQTGEAAGLELPAAIQSSNEGGDLADEARFLVDVAEAYTSPATTEEVNAP; this is translated from the coding sequence ATGGCGGCTGATCTGACCGCCTTCGGCAACAGCCTCGCCGTCCCGGGCGTGGTCTGTCTGTGGCTCGCCGTCCTGCTGCGCGCCCCCGGCGCCCTGCGCTCGCCCCAGCAGCGCGGCCTGTGGCTGGCCGTCGCCACCGCCGCCGCGGCGATGACCCTGAACCTGCCGGAGGTCGTCTCCTACGCGATGACCCGCGGCGCCTCCTACGCCCACACCATCGGCCTCGTCCGCAACCTCATCGGGGTGCTGTCGGCGGGCGCCGTCCTCTACTTCGTCGCCGCCGCCACGCGCGGTCGCCGCCTCCGGCTGGCCTCCTGCGCCGCCACCGCGGCCTGGCTGGCCTTGCTGGTGGCGCTGGACGCCGCCGCACCCGGCCACGGCACGCACACCATGCCCCCGGTCGGCGACCCGGTGCCCTCCCTCGCGTACTGGCTCGTCCTGATCTCCGCCCACCTGGTCGCCAACACCGTCTGCGTGTCCGTGTGCTGGCGCTACAGCCGGCGCACCGAAAGCCGGGGGCTGGCCGCCGGCCTGCGCCTCTTCGGCCTCGGCACCGCGCTCGCCGGGCTGTTCTGGCTGGCCTACCTGCTCAAGGCCCTGTCCGCCGGAACCTGGGCGATGCCCGCCCTCCCGCTGCTGATGAACCTGCACGGCCTGCTGCGCGCCGCCGCGATCCTCGTGCCCACCGTGTTCACCCTCCGCCGCACCGTCGCCGACACCGCCACCGCCTGGCGGCTGTGGCCGCTGTGGCGCGACCTGGTCGAGGCGGTCCCGCACGTCGCCCTCAACAAGCCGCGCTCGGGCCGGGTGGTGGAGCTGCTCTGGCCGCCGGTACCGCGCAACCTGCTGGTCTACCGCAAGGTCATCGAGACGCGCGACGCCATCCTGATCCTGGGCGAGCATGTCCGGCCGGGCGCCCTGGAGCAGGCCCGCGGCCATGTCGCCGACCACGGGATCCCCGAGCAGCGGCGTACCGCGGCCGCGCTGGCCCGGGTACTGAAGGACGCACGGCGGGCCAGGCTCGCCGGGCTGCCCGGGCAGACGGGCGAGGCGGCCGGGCTGGAACTGCCCGCGGCCATCCAGAGTTCGAACGAAGGCGGGGACCTGGCGGACGAGGCCCGGTTCCTCGTCGACGTCGCCGAGGCCTACACCTCGCCGGCCACCACCGAGGAAGTGAACGCACCGTGA
- a CDS encoding ImmA/IrrE family metallo-endopeptidase, whose amino-acid sequence MPHRQLSIRKRCENILGHLDLTHPFSLDVLCRRIAEQRGRPIRLHPLPKEAAESGVCGLWVGTASVDYVFYEAQTTPLHREHIVLHELGHILFGHHSLEGEESDGSAPVVLGRTNYTTRQEQEAEMLASMIRIRTANAGPRTAGQGRGALARLESAMGYERGTDGG is encoded by the coding sequence ATGCCCCACCGGCAACTCAGCATTCGCAAAAGGTGCGAGAACATTCTCGGCCATCTGGATCTGACCCACCCGTTCTCCCTGGACGTCCTGTGCCGCCGGATCGCGGAGCAGCGCGGCCGCCCCATCCGGCTCCACCCCCTGCCCAAGGAGGCGGCGGAATCCGGTGTCTGCGGCCTCTGGGTGGGCACGGCCAGCGTCGACTACGTCTTCTACGAGGCGCAGACCACCCCGCTGCACCGGGAGCACATCGTCCTCCACGAGCTCGGCCACATCCTCTTCGGACACCACTCGCTGGAGGGCGAGGAGAGCGACGGCAGCGCCCCCGTGGTGCTCGGCCGCACCAACTACACCACCCGCCAGGAGCAGGAGGCGGAGATGCTCGCGAGCATGATCCGCATCCGGACCGCCAACGCCGGCCCCCGCACAGCGGGCCAGGGCCGGGGCGCCCTGGCCCGACTGGAGTCCGCCATGGGGTACGAGCGGGGCACCGATGGCGGCTGA
- a CDS encoding Tex family protein, which translates to MTMSIEGRIAEELGVRERQVKAAVELLDGGSTVPFIARYRKEATEMLDDAQLRTLEERLRYLRELEDRRAAILDSVREQGKLDAELEARINAADTKARLEDIYLPFKPKRRTKAQIAREAGLEPLADGLLADPSVDPAAAASAFVDADRGVADPAAALEGARAILTERFAEDADLIGELRERMWGRGRLAAKVREGKEEAGAKFADYFDFAEPFTALPSHRVLAMLRGEKEDVLDLTLEPEAPEDADTPGPSTYEGMIARRFGVADRGRPGDKWLADTVRWCWRTKVQVHLGIDLRMRLRQAAEDEAVRVFASNLRDLLLAAPAGTRATLGLDPGFRTGVKVAVVDATGKVVATDVIHPHVPANRWDESLAKLARLAQEHAVELVAIGNGTASRETDKLAGDLISRHPELGLTKVMVSEAGASVYSASAFASQELPGMDVSLRGAVSIARRLQDPLAELVKIDPKSIGVGQYQHDLSEVKLSRSLDAVVEDCVNGVGVDVNTASAPLLSRVSGISGTLAENIVAHRDANGPFRNRKGLKDVARLGPKAYEQCAGFLRIRGGDDPLDASAVHPEAYPVVRAMGKTSGGEVAALIGNTGVLRSLRPEQFVTEAFGLPTVTDILRELEKPGRDPRPAFRTATFKEGVEKIGDLAPGMILEGVVTNVAAFGAFIDIGVHQDGLAHVSALSKNFVKDPRDVVKPGDIVRVKVLDVDIPRKRISLTLRLEDEAGAERGAGAPRQRDERRGGGRPPQQRGGAGGQGGGRSQGERGQGGGQGRRQGGGAPAPANSAMADALRRAGLTGPEERRKR; encoded by the coding sequence GTGACGATGTCCATCGAAGGCAGGATCGCCGAGGAGCTCGGCGTACGGGAGCGGCAGGTCAAGGCCGCCGTCGAGCTGCTCGACGGCGGCTCCACCGTGCCGTTCATCGCGCGCTACCGCAAGGAAGCGACCGAGATGCTCGACGACGCCCAGCTGCGCACCCTTGAGGAGCGCCTGAGGTATCTGCGCGAGCTGGAGGACCGGCGCGCGGCGATCCTGGACTCCGTACGGGAGCAGGGCAAGCTCGACGCCGAACTGGAGGCCCGGATCAACGCGGCCGACACCAAGGCGCGCTTGGAGGACATCTACCTCCCGTTCAAGCCCAAGCGCCGCACCAAGGCGCAGATCGCCCGCGAGGCCGGCCTGGAGCCGCTCGCCGACGGCCTGCTGGCCGATCCGTCGGTGGACCCGGCCGCCGCCGCGTCCGCGTTCGTCGACGCCGACCGGGGCGTCGCCGACCCGGCGGCCGCCCTGGAGGGCGCCCGGGCCATCCTCACCGAGCGGTTCGCCGAGGACGCCGACCTGATCGGCGAGCTCCGCGAGCGCATGTGGGGCCGCGGCCGGCTGGCCGCGAAGGTCCGCGAGGGCAAGGAGGAGGCCGGCGCCAAGTTCGCCGACTACTTCGACTTCGCGGAGCCGTTCACCGCGCTGCCCTCGCACCGGGTCCTGGCCATGCTGCGCGGGGAGAAGGAGGACGTCCTCGACCTCACTCTGGAGCCCGAGGCCCCCGAGGACGCCGACACCCCCGGCCCCTCCACGTACGAGGGCATGATCGCGCGCCGCTTCGGCGTCGCCGACCGCGGTCGACCCGGCGACAAGTGGCTCGCCGACACCGTCCGCTGGTGCTGGCGCACCAAGGTCCAGGTGCACCTCGGCATCGACCTGCGGATGCGGCTGCGCCAGGCGGCGGAGGACGAGGCGGTACGGGTCTTCGCGTCGAACCTGCGCGACTTGCTGCTCGCGGCGCCCGCCGGCACCCGGGCCACCCTCGGCCTCGACCCGGGCTTCCGCACCGGTGTGAAGGTCGCCGTCGTCGACGCCACCGGCAAGGTCGTGGCCACCGACGTGATCCACCCGCACGTGCCCGCCAACCGGTGGGACGAGTCCCTCGCCAAGCTGGCCCGCCTCGCGCAGGAGCACGCGGTCGAGCTGGTCGCCATCGGCAACGGCACCGCCTCACGTGAGACGGACAAGCTGGCCGGGGACCTGATCTCCCGCCACCCGGAGCTGGGTCTCACCAAGGTGATGGTCTCGGAGGCGGGCGCCTCCGTCTACTCGGCCTCCGCCTTCGCCTCGCAGGAACTGCCCGGCATGGACGTGTCGCTGCGCGGCGCGGTCTCCATCGCCCGCCGCCTCCAGGACCCGCTCGCCGAGCTGGTCAAGATCGACCCGAAGTCCATCGGCGTCGGCCAGTACCAGCACGACCTGTCCGAGGTGAAGCTCTCGCGATCCCTCGACGCGGTGGTCGAGGACTGTGTGAACGGCGTCGGCGTGGACGTCAACACCGCCTCCGCGCCGCTGCTGTCGCGGGTCTCCGGCATCAGCGGGACCCTCGCCGAGAACATCGTCGCCCACCGCGACGCCAACGGCCCCTTCCGCAACCGCAAGGGGCTCAAGGACGTGGCCCGGCTGGGTCCCAAGGCGTACGAGCAGTGCGCGGGCTTCCTGCGGATCCGCGGCGGGGACGACCCGCTGGACGCCTCCGCCGTGCACCCCGAGGCCTATCCCGTGGTCCGGGCGATGGGGAAGACATCGGGCGGCGAGGTGGCCGCGCTGATCGGCAACACCGGGGTCCTGCGCTCCCTGCGGCCCGAGCAGTTCGTCACCGAGGCCTTCGGTCTGCCCACGGTCACCGACATCCTGCGGGAGCTGGAGAAGCCGGGCCGCGACCCGCGCCCGGCCTTCAGGACGGCGACCTTCAAGGAGGGCGTCGAGAAGATCGGCGACCTCGCCCCCGGGATGATCCTGGAGGGCGTGGTCACCAACGTGGCCGCCTTCGGCGCCTTCATCGACATCGGTGTCCACCAGGACGGTCTGGCGCACGTCTCGGCGCTGTCGAAGAACTTCGTCAAGGACCCCCGGGACGTCGTCAAGCCGGGCGACATCGTCCGCGTCAAGGTCCTGGACGTGGACATCCCGCGCAAGCGGATCTCGCTGACCCTCCGGCTGGAGGACGAGGCCGGTGCCGAGCGCGGCGCGGGTGCCCCGCGCCAGCGCGACGAGCGGCGCGGCGGCGGCCGTCCCCCGCAGCAGCGCGGCGGAGCGGGCGGCCAGGGCGGAGGCAGGAGCCAGGGCGAGCGGGGCCAGGGCGGCGGCCAGGGCCGGCGCCAGGGTGGCGGAGCCCCCGCGCCCGCCAACAGCGCGATGGCCGACGCGCTGCGACGGGCCGGCCTCACCGGACCCGAGGAGCGCCGCAAGCGCTGA